Proteins encoded within one genomic window of Rhododendron vialii isolate Sample 1 chromosome 1a, ASM3025357v1:
- the LOC131330590 gene encoding uncharacterized protein LOC131330590 — MVNRRNGLGYENGESSNTNPDLAQIMQAIVAALNANRRNQNRDDEPMTRTRAMNEFCKRRPPTFNGDTNPTVAETWLKEVKVILDTLEITRNGDRVALATYQLKGEARYWWDLTEATHTIATMTFDEFKTLFLDKYFPTPLRLVKEQEFLNLKQGTMTVTQYVAKFEELSRYALAAIATEV; from the coding sequence atggtgaaccgacgcaatGGATTAGGATATGAGAACGGCGAATCCTCTAACACTAACCCCGACCTAGCTCAAATCATGCAAGCAATCGTAGCAGCCTTAAACGCCAACCGCCGAAACCAAAATCGTgatgatgaacctatgacccgaACTCGCGCGATGAACGAATTTTGCAAACGCCGACCTCCGACCTTCAATGGAGATACCAACCCCACTGTGGCTGAAACATGGCTAAAAGAAGTCAAGGTGATCCTAgacaccttggagattaccCGAAATGGAGATCGTGTAGCCTTAGCCACATACCAACTAAAAGGAGAAGCCCGTTATTGGTGGGATTTGACAGAGGCAACCcataccatagccaccatgaccttcgACGAGTTCAAGACCCTATTTCttgacaagtactttcccacgCCTCTTCGTTTGGTCAAAGAACAAGAGTTTCTAAATCTGAAACAAGGAACGATGACCGTTACCCAATACGTGGCCAAGTTCGAGGAACTGTCCCGCTACGCCCTAGCCGCCATAGCAACGGAGGTTTGA